One segment of Amycolatopsis alba DSM 44262 DNA contains the following:
- a CDS encoding RNB domain-containing ribonuclease — protein sequence MIRTHTAGGDFGRLRAEFSLPESFGPDVLAEAEAAVVDPLESAGDREDATGLPFVTIDPPGSKDLDQAVLIERAEGGGFRVHYAIADLAAFIPPGGALDKEARRRGQTLYLPDGNVPLHPPVLSEGAASLLPGETRPAVLWTIDVDAGGEPIATNVRRALVRSTEQFDYETVQASIDAGDPHPSVAALPELGRLRRELAIRRGAVELQLPEQEISGDPDGGWALIQRPRNDVDAWNAEISLLTGMAAAKIMIDAKIGVLRTLPQPDAEAVEWLARSAQALNIDWPEGKSVSEFLAALDPGQPASMALFADTTRLLRGAGYTAFDGELPALTTHAGIGGAYAHVTAPIRRLVDRFATEICLAVSAGREVPAWVRAALSEVPEQMTASDTLAAKVERASIDQVEVWVMAEHIGGEFGAIVLRAEETKAEILVEDPPVMSKCTGEKLPEGERIRVRLTAVDVDKRKLSFERA from the coding sequence GTGATCAGGACACACACGGCCGGAGGGGACTTCGGTCGCCTGCGAGCCGAGTTCTCGCTGCCGGAGTCCTTCGGGCCCGACGTGCTCGCCGAGGCGGAGGCGGCGGTCGTCGACCCGCTCGAGTCCGCGGGGGACCGTGAGGACGCCACCGGTCTGCCCTTCGTCACCATCGACCCGCCGGGTTCCAAGGATCTCGACCAGGCGGTGCTGATCGAGCGCGCCGAGGGCGGCGGGTTCCGGGTGCACTACGCGATCGCCGATCTGGCCGCGTTCATCCCGCCGGGTGGCGCGCTCGACAAGGAGGCGCGGCGTCGCGGGCAGACGCTCTACCTGCCCGACGGGAACGTCCCGCTGCACCCGCCGGTGCTGTCCGAAGGCGCGGCGAGCCTGCTGCCGGGGGAGACCCGGCCCGCGGTGCTGTGGACCATCGACGTCGACGCGGGCGGTGAGCCGATAGCGACCAACGTCCGCCGCGCACTGGTCCGGTCCACCGAACAGTTCGACTACGAGACCGTCCAGGCCTCGATCGACGCCGGCGACCCGCATCCGTCGGTCGCCGCGCTGCCGGAACTGGGCCGCCTGCGCCGTGAACTCGCGATCCGGCGCGGCGCGGTCGAACTACAGCTGCCGGAGCAGGAGATCAGCGGCGATCCCGATGGCGGCTGGGCGCTGATCCAGCGGCCCCGCAACGACGTCGACGCGTGGAACGCCGAGATCTCACTGCTCACCGGCATGGCGGCGGCGAAGATCATGATCGACGCCAAGATCGGGGTCCTGCGCACGCTGCCCCAGCCCGACGCCGAGGCGGTCGAGTGGCTGGCCCGGTCCGCGCAGGCGCTGAACATCGACTGGCCCGAGGGCAAGAGCGTGTCGGAGTTCCTGGCCGCGCTCGACCCCGGCCAGCCCGCGTCCATGGCGCTTTTCGCCGACACCACAAGGCTTTTGCGCGGCGCCGGGTACACCGCGTTCGATGGCGAACTGCCCGCGCTGACCACGCACGCCGGGATCGGCGGCGCGTACGCCCACGTCACCGCGCCGATCCGGCGGCTGGTCGACCGGTTCGCCACCGAGATCTGCCTCGCCGTGAGCGCCGGCCGCGAAGTGCCCGCGTGGGTCCGCGCCGCGCTTTCGGAGGTGCCGGAGCAGATGACCGCGTCCGACACGCTGGCGGCCAAGGTCGAACGGGCCTCCATCGACCAGGTCGAGGTCTGGGTGATGGCCGAGCACATCGGCGGCGAGTTCGGCGCGATCGTGTTGCGCGCGGAGGAGACCAAGGCCGAGATCCTGGTCGAGGATCCGCCGGTGATGTCCAAGTGCACCGGCGAAAAGCTGCCCGAAGGCGAGCGGATCCGCGTCCGGCTCACCGCCGTGGACGTCGACAAGCGGAAACTTTCGTTCGAGCGCGCATGA
- a CDS encoding AAA family ATPase encodes MKIAFVGKGGSGKTTLASLFTAYLAGGGKPVLAIDADINQHLAVALGASEEEAIAWPTLGDNMGLIKEYLRGDNPRIADTAAMIKTTPPGRGSRLVRPFEDNPIFQACFREFGGVRLGVTGQFDEDDLGVACYHSKVGAAELLLNHMIDDAGEYVVMDMTAGADAFASGLFTRFDVTFLVCEPTVRSVGVYRQYADYARDFGVRLVVVGNKVTEDEDIDFLREEVGGALLGWMENSRHVRAAERGRARPIGELEAHNLATLCSMLAIVDSEQRDWARYQRQGVEFHLRNARAWGSGRAGEDLTAQVDPEFVLGPALAGQDA; translated from the coding sequence GTGAAGATCGCGTTCGTCGGGAAGGGCGGCAGTGGCAAGACCACGCTGGCGTCGCTGTTCACCGCGTATCTGGCCGGTGGCGGGAAACCGGTGCTGGCGATCGACGCGGACATCAACCAGCACCTCGCCGTCGCGCTCGGCGCCAGCGAGGAAGAGGCCATCGCCTGGCCGACACTGGGCGACAACATGGGCTTGATCAAGGAGTACCTGCGCGGGGACAACCCGCGGATCGCCGACACGGCCGCGATGATCAAGACCACCCCGCCGGGGCGCGGGTCACGGCTGGTCCGGCCGTTCGAGGACAACCCGATCTTCCAGGCGTGCTTCCGCGAGTTCGGCGGCGTGCGGCTCGGCGTCACCGGGCAGTTCGACGAGGACGACCTCGGCGTCGCCTGCTACCACTCGAAGGTCGGCGCGGCGGAACTGCTGCTGAACCACATGATCGACGACGCGGGCGAGTACGTGGTCATGGACATGACCGCCGGCGCCGACGCGTTCGCGTCCGGCCTCTTCACACGGTTCGACGTGACTTTCCTGGTGTGCGAACCGACCGTGCGCAGCGTCGGCGTGTACCGGCAGTACGCCGACTACGCGCGGGACTTCGGGGTGCGGCTGGTCGTCGTGGGCAACAAGGTGACCGAGGACGAGGACATCGACTTCCTGCGCGAGGAGGTCGGCGGGGCACTGCTGGGCTGGATGGAGAACTCGCGGCACGTCCGCGCCGCCGAGCGCGGCCGCGCGCGCCCGATCGGCGAACTCGAGGCGCACAACCTCGCGACGCTCTGCTCGATGCTCGCGATCGTCGACTCCGAGCAGCGCGACTGGGCCCGGTATCAGCGCCAGGGCGTCGAGTTCCACCTGCGCAACGCGCGGGCGTGGGGCAGCGGGCGGGCCGGGGAAGACCTCACGGCTCAGGTGGACCCGGAGTTCGTGCTCGGCCCGGCACTGGCCGGGCAGGACGCCTGA